A genomic window from Streptomyces sp. NBC_00234 includes:
- a CDS encoding family 78 glycoside hydrolase catalytic domain has translation MSLQPAPVTFEHLTHGLGIGVAAPRLSWQLPAGTAVQEAYEVEFDRGGRLLRTGRIDSPDHVLVSWPGDPLASRERATVRVRTWSTGCEPSAWSEPRAVEPGLLDAGDWSAVPVGAAWSENPDTDRRPARVRKDFTLERPVTRARLYVTAHGLYEAEINGARVGEDALSPGWTVYHERLRYYTYDVTAHLTQGANTVGAWLGDGWYRGRFGFDGGTRNIYGTDQSLIAQLEITHDDGTTTVIATDATWHAAPGPILTSGLYEGETFDARLDDPAWSTPTPGRPADWAPVAVHRRDPATLVAPQGPAVRRTQEVEPVGVTRKEDGRYLLDFGQNLVGRLRLTVDGAEGTTITLRHAEVLEQGELATRPLREAHAVDVYVLAGDGPRTWQPRFTLHGFRYAEITGWPGDDLPEGAVTALVHHTDMRRTGWFACSDPLVNRLHENVVWSMRGNFVDIPTDCPARDERLGWTGDLQVFAPTASYLYDCVGMLDSWLTDVAAEQLPDGTVPWYVPVIPGGPSWTPIHPGAAWGDVAAFTPWLLYRRFGDLDLLRRHFATGRKWVDLVERLAGPTRLWDTGVQLGDWLDPIAPPDDPGDGRTDRYLVATAYFARSARHLAWSAEALGDTDAARHYGALADAVAVAFRDAYVLPSGRMTSDSPTAYCLALAFDLLDAPDLRRRAGDRLATLVLENDARIATGFVGTPLICDALTDTGHLDVAYRLLTQTECPSWLYTVTQGATTIWERWDSLRPDGTLNPGGMTSFNHYALGAVADWLHRVVGGITATEAGYRTLSYRPRPGGGITWADTSHETPYGLAALSWRLADGVMTARITVPQGCSGTVELPGRPPLAIGPGDHTFDTALLDRSAA, from the coding sequence ATGTCCCTTCAGCCTGCCCCGGTCACGTTCGAGCACCTGACCCATGGTCTCGGGATCGGCGTCGCCGCCCCTCGCCTGTCGTGGCAGCTGCCCGCCGGTACTGCCGTCCAAGAGGCGTACGAGGTCGAGTTCGACCGGGGCGGGCGTCTGCTCCGTACCGGTCGCATCGACAGCCCCGACCATGTTCTGGTGTCCTGGCCCGGGGACCCGCTCGCCTCGCGCGAGCGCGCCACGGTCAGGGTCCGCACGTGGTCCACGGGCTGCGAGCCGTCCGCGTGGAGCGAGCCCAGAGCGGTCGAGCCCGGTCTGCTGGACGCCGGTGACTGGAGTGCGGTCCCGGTCGGTGCGGCCTGGTCCGAGAACCCCGACACCGACCGGCGCCCCGCCCGCGTGCGCAAGGACTTCACCCTCGAACGTCCGGTCACCCGGGCCCGCCTCTACGTCACCGCGCACGGGCTGTACGAGGCGGAGATCAACGGTGCCAGGGTGGGGGAGGACGCGCTGTCCCCGGGGTGGACGGTCTACCACGAGCGTCTGCGCTACTACACCTATGACGTCACCGCCCACCTCACGCAGGGCGCGAACACCGTCGGAGCCTGGCTCGGCGACGGCTGGTACCGGGGGCGCTTCGGGTTCGACGGCGGCACGCGCAACATCTACGGGACCGACCAGTCACTCATCGCCCAGCTGGAGATCACTCACGACGACGGCACCACCACGGTCATCGCCACCGATGCGACCTGGCATGCCGCGCCCGGCCCCATCCTCACGAGCGGCCTGTACGAAGGCGAGACCTTCGACGCCCGCCTGGACGATCCCGCATGGTCCACTCCCACCCCCGGACGTCCCGCGGACTGGGCCCCGGTCGCCGTCCACCGACGGGACCCCGCAACCCTCGTGGCGCCCCAGGGGCCCGCGGTGCGCCGCACGCAGGAAGTCGAGCCCGTCGGCGTCACCCGCAAGGAGGATGGCCGCTACCTGCTGGACTTCGGGCAGAACCTCGTCGGCAGGCTGCGCCTCACGGTCGACGGCGCCGAAGGCACCACGATCACGCTCCGCCACGCGGAAGTCCTGGAGCAGGGCGAGCTCGCCACCCGTCCGCTGCGGGAGGCACACGCCGTGGACGTCTACGTCCTCGCCGGAGACGGCCCACGTACCTGGCAGCCCCGTTTCACCCTGCATGGCTTCCGCTATGCGGAGATCACGGGCTGGCCGGGTGACGACCTGCCCGAGGGAGCGGTGACCGCGCTCGTCCACCACACCGACATGCGGCGCACCGGCTGGTTCGCATGCAGCGATCCTCTGGTCAATCGCCTGCACGAGAACGTCGTGTGGAGCATGCGCGGCAACTTCGTCGACATCCCCACCGACTGCCCGGCCCGCGACGAGCGTCTCGGGTGGACCGGCGACCTCCAGGTCTTCGCCCCTACCGCCAGCTACCTCTACGACTGCGTCGGCATGCTCGACTCCTGGCTCACCGATGTCGCCGCGGAGCAGCTCCCCGACGGCACGGTCCCCTGGTACGTGCCCGTCATACCCGGAGGCCCCTCCTGGACCCCGATCCACCCCGGCGCCGCGTGGGGCGACGTCGCCGCCTTCACCCCCTGGCTCCTCTACCGACGCTTCGGCGACCTGGACCTGCTGCGCCGTCACTTCGCGACCGGTCGCAAGTGGGTCGACCTCGTGGAACGCCTGGCGGGGCCCACCCGACTGTGGGACACGGGAGTCCAGCTCGGGGACTGGCTCGACCCCATCGCCCCGCCCGACGACCCCGGCGACGGTCGCACCGACCGCTACCTCGTGGCCACGGCCTACTTCGCCCGCTCCGCCCGTCACCTTGCCTGGTCGGCGGAGGCGCTCGGCGACACGGACGCCGCCCGCCACTACGGCGCACTCGCCGACGCGGTCGCCGTCGCGTTCCGGGACGCGTACGTCCTTCCCTCCGGGCGTATGACGAGCGACAGCCCGACCGCCTACTGCCTCGCCCTCGCATTCGACCTGCTCGACGCACCCGACCTCCGCCGGCGGGCCGGCGACCGCCTGGCCACCCTGGTCCTGGAGAACGACGCCCGCATCGCCACCGGCTTCGTCGGCACACCGCTGATCTGCGACGCCCTCACCGACACCGGGCACCTCGACGTCGCCTATCGCCTCCTGACACAGACCGAATGCCCCTCCTGGCTCTACACCGTCACCCAGGGCGCCACCACGATCTGGGAACGCTGGGACAGCCTGCGCCCCGACGGCACCCTCAACCCCGGGGGGATGACCTCCTTCAACCACTACGCGCTCGGCGCCGTGGCCGACTGGCTCCACCGCGTCGTCGGCGGCATCACCGCCACCGAGGCCGGCTACCGAACCCTCTCCTACCGGCCCCGCCCCGGCGGCGGCATCACCTGGGCGGACACCAGCCACGAAACCCCGTACGGCCTGGCGGCCCTGTCCTGGCGGCTGGCCGACGGCGTGATGACAGCCCGCATCACCGTCCCTCAAGGCTGCTCCGGAACGGTGGAACTGCCGGGGCGCCCGCCCCTGGCGATCGGCCCCGGAGACCACACCTTCGACACGGCCCTGCTCGACCGGAGCGCCGCCTGA
- a CDS encoding glycoside hydrolase family 3 protein has protein sequence MNRSRGISRRQVVAAAVVGTAGVMVTGIPAASAEVITKAKTDQPWRDTAKPAGWRADTLVSAMTHAERVVLVTAVEVAEFKPLEHLGIPAMTRVDASDGLRGDTGVTAFPAPNALAATFDAALAEKCGDAIGAEARGKGWNVLLGPTVDVDRNPRNGREAESYGEDPLVNGVIGAAVAKGFQKNDVIAQVKHFTVYHQEEGRNSLDVKLSERALRELYYPAFEHTIREGGALSIMTSYPRINGVFACQNEKIINDLKTDLGLTDGYVGTDYYPTGDRVASFRAGIDSAALIPDTPKEAFTDGRIPEERTRDAARRILFALFASGAYDHPLPATPAAVVTTPAHQDLARVTGEQATVLLKNERDLLPLSARTTIAVIGPTGKDAITGVEGSSYVDPGDYTTAADAIKAIAGSSRVLLSQGTLGDVALPVIPADAFTTPDGKQGLHAEFFAGEELSGAPLATTTTGNVDFRGGNPVGGLPAKWSGRWTGRLTPTTTGWVRFSTLLAGAGKLVVDGVTVFDESRFLWDSFFGPQESAIGGVTRLTAGKPVDITVEFTTKDVGFMGPSMKLCWQPESLIPAAAETARKADVAVVFVNNYSGEAFDRDDLSLPGDQNQLIEAVGEANPNTVVVLNTSGPMLMPWLKQVKGVVQSWYQGAATGTAIANVLYGKAEPGGRLPVTFPADETQGPSTYDGGKSDGAYGSITYDEGIHVGYKWYGKHHAEPLFPFGHGLSYTTFAYGKLRTEDLALAREKDTAKVTVEVRNTGRRTGSDIVQVYIGHLPTRTETPEKHLAGFARVHLRPGQRENVTVEIDRRRLSYWDESRNRWVTPTGKVRVYVGRSVADIELAGTITVS, from the coding sequence ATGAATCGTTCCAGAGGTATATCCCGGCGCCAGGTGGTCGCCGCAGCAGTGGTCGGTACCGCCGGCGTCATGGTCACCGGCATCCCTGCGGCCTCCGCAGAGGTGATCACGAAGGCGAAGACGGACCAGCCGTGGCGCGACACCGCCAAGCCGGCCGGCTGGCGTGCCGACACCCTCGTCAGTGCGATGACGCACGCGGAGCGGGTCGTCCTCGTGACCGCCGTCGAGGTCGCCGAGTTCAAGCCCTTGGAGCACCTGGGCATTCCGGCGATGACCCGGGTGGACGCCTCCGACGGCCTGCGAGGAGACACGGGCGTCACGGCCTTCCCGGCGCCCAACGCCCTTGCGGCCACCTTCGACGCCGCGCTCGCCGAGAAGTGCGGGGACGCGATCGGCGCAGAGGCCCGCGGCAAGGGCTGGAACGTCCTGCTCGGCCCCACGGTGGACGTCGACCGCAACCCGCGCAACGGCCGGGAGGCGGAGTCGTACGGCGAGGACCCCCTGGTCAACGGCGTCATCGGAGCGGCCGTGGCGAAGGGCTTCCAGAAGAACGACGTCATCGCCCAGGTGAAGCACTTCACGGTCTACCACCAGGAGGAGGGCCGGAACTCGCTGGACGTGAAGCTCTCCGAGCGGGCGCTGCGCGAGCTCTACTACCCCGCGTTCGAGCACACGATCCGCGAGGGAGGCGCGCTCTCCATCATGACCTCCTACCCCAGGATCAACGGGGTGTTCGCCTGTCAGAACGAAAAGATCATCAACGATCTGAAGACCGACCTCGGCCTGACGGACGGGTACGTCGGCACCGATTACTACCCGACGGGCGACCGCGTCGCATCCTTCCGTGCCGGGATCGACTCCGCGGCTCTCATCCCCGACACGCCCAAGGAAGCGTTCACCGACGGCCGGATCCCCGAGGAGCGCACCCGCGACGCCGCCCGCCGCATCCTGTTCGCCCTCTTCGCCTCCGGCGCCTACGACCACCCGCTGCCCGCCACCCCGGCAGCGGTCGTCACCACTCCCGCCCACCAGGACCTGGCGCGCGTCACGGGTGAACAGGCCACCGTCCTGCTCAAGAACGAGCGCGATCTCCTGCCGCTGTCGGCCCGTACGACCATCGCGGTCATCGGCCCCACCGGCAAGGACGCCATCACCGGCGTCGAGGGCTCGTCCTACGTCGACCCGGGCGACTACACCACGGCGGCGGACGCCATCAAGGCCATCGCCGGATCGAGCCGCGTCCTGCTCTCCCAGGGAACGCTGGGTGATGTCGCGCTCCCGGTGATTCCCGCCGACGCCTTCACCACGCCGGACGGCAAGCAGGGTCTGCACGCGGAGTTCTTCGCCGGCGAGGAACTCTCCGGAGCGCCCCTCGCCACCACGACCACCGGCAACGTCGACTTCCGCGGGGGCAACCCCGTCGGCGGTCTTCCCGCCAAGTGGTCCGGCCGGTGGACGGGCAGGCTCACCCCCACGACGACGGGTTGGGTGCGCTTCTCGACCCTGCTCGCGGGCGCGGGCAAACTCGTCGTCGACGGCGTGACCGTGTTCGACGAGTCCCGCTTCCTGTGGGACTCCTTCTTCGGCCCCCAGGAATCGGCCATAGGCGGTGTCACCCGGCTCACCGCCGGCAAGCCTGTCGACATCACCGTCGAATTCACGACGAAGGACGTCGGCTTCATGGGCCCCAGCATGAAACTGTGCTGGCAGCCCGAATCCCTCATCCCCGCAGCCGCCGAGACGGCCAGGAAGGCCGACGTGGCCGTCGTCTTCGTCAACAACTACTCCGGCGAGGCATTCGACCGCGACGACCTGTCCCTGCCCGGCGACCAGAACCAACTCATCGAGGCCGTTGGCGAGGCCAACCCGAACACCGTCGTCGTGCTCAACACCTCCGGCCCGATGCTCATGCCGTGGCTGAAGCAGGTCAAGGGAGTCGTGCAGAGCTGGTACCAGGGCGCGGCGACCGGCACCGCCATCGCGAACGTGCTGTACGGGAAGGCCGAGCCCGGCGGCCGGCTGCCGGTCACCTTCCCCGCCGACGAGACGCAGGGCCCCTCCACGTACGACGGCGGCAAGAGCGACGGCGCCTACGGCAGCATCACCTACGACGAGGGCATCCACGTCGGCTACAAGTGGTACGGCAAGCACCACGCCGAGCCCCTTTTCCCCTTCGGGCACGGCCTCTCGTACACCACCTTCGCCTACGGCAAGCTCCGCACCGAGGACCTCGCCCTCGCCCGTGAGAAGGACACCGCCAAGGTCACGGTCGAGGTGAGGAACACCGGACGCCGTACGGGTTCCGACATCGTGCAGGTCTACATCGGGCACCTTCCCACCCGCACGGAGACCCCCGAGAAGCACTTGGCCGGCTTCGCCCGTGTCCACCTGCGCCCCGGACAGCGCGAGAACGTGACCGTCGAGATCGACCGTCGCCGCCTGTCCTACTGGGACGAGTCCAGAAACCGCTGGGTGACCCCCACCGGCAAGGTCCGGGTGTACGTCGGTCGCTCCGTCGCCGACATCGAGCTCGCGGGGACGATCACCGTCTCCTGA
- a CDS encoding CPBP family intramembrane glutamic endopeptidase, whose protein sequence is MNAAESGAQAGRRLSVPWFLAVVVVYLGIIQGAGQVLHVDTGGESTPFPSTEALVHHALIPIGLSIVFAAGVVTWLGWWGVVLRYRAPVRRWVRVVPVSMLLVALVALNYGHLSDQPASLVAGLLVLGLFVGVGEELMFRGLGVHVFHRAGFTEGKVALYSSLVFGLAHITNAINQGPQAIAQAVIVSTSGYLFYLCLRVGGTILLPMLVHGLWDTSLFSGLVGTEPEASATVGLIIALQIVLIIVLVVRRRSVEPAVGPRAGAVTHPQETNRPPRADDGNHSLT, encoded by the coding sequence ATGAACGCAGCTGAGTCGGGCGCCCAGGCCGGCAGACGGCTCTCGGTGCCCTGGTTCCTTGCCGTGGTCGTCGTCTACCTCGGCATCATCCAGGGTGCCGGACAGGTGCTGCACGTGGACACCGGCGGGGAGAGCACCCCGTTCCCGTCCACCGAGGCCCTCGTACACCACGCCCTGATCCCGATCGGCCTGTCCATCGTGTTCGCCGCAGGGGTCGTGACCTGGCTGGGCTGGTGGGGCGTCGTTCTGCGCTACCGCGCGCCCGTGCGGCGCTGGGTGCGGGTGGTGCCCGTCTCGATGCTCCTCGTCGCGCTCGTCGCCCTCAACTACGGGCACCTGTCGGACCAGCCCGCCTCCCTGGTGGCCGGGCTGCTGGTGCTCGGGCTCTTCGTCGGGGTCGGCGAGGAGCTCATGTTCCGGGGGCTCGGGGTCCACGTCTTCCACCGTGCCGGGTTCACCGAGGGCAAGGTCGCGCTGTACTCGTCCCTCGTCTTCGGACTCGCCCACATCACCAACGCGATCAACCAGGGACCGCAGGCCATCGCCCAGGCGGTCATCGTGTCCACGTCGGGGTACCTCTTCTACCTGTGCCTGCGCGTCGGCGGCACGATCCTGCTGCCGATGCTGGTGCACGGGCTGTGGGACACCAGCCTGTTCTCCGGCCTCGTCGGCACCGAGCCCGAGGCGTCCGCCACGGTCGGCCTGATCATTGCGCTCCAGATCGTCCTGATCATCGTGCTCGTCGTCCGCCGCCGCAGCGTCGAGCCCGCCGTCGGCCCTCGCGCCGGGGCCGTCACACACCCCCAGGAGACGAACCGGCCCCCGCGGGCCGACGACGGAAACCACTCCCTGACCTGA
- the sigJ gene encoding RNA polymerase sigma factor SigJ codes for MSTPPEPAHDRSEPALSAVVGERRRLINLAYRLLGSLAEAEDAVQETYTRWYALSQRQQEAIESPGAWLTTVAGRVCLDVLGSARARRERYVGTWIPEPLPDRTEWISGRASGGRSDPADRITLDESVSMAFLVVLESMTPAERVAFVLHDVFRYSFAEVAEILGRSPAACRQLASSARRRVRAAQAPVAPAAGQAGLVRHFKEAWEARDIGALVSLLDPDATMSADGGGRVGTVLRPVEGSERIAQYLIHIADKAPGLKLLERTVNGRPGLVAQHTGVTVTVAAFDLAGDRITRIWAVRNPEKLRAWTLSEPT; via the coding sequence ATGAGTACACCGCCCGAGCCGGCGCACGACCGTTCCGAGCCGGCCCTGAGCGCCGTCGTCGGCGAGCGGCGCCGGCTGATCAATCTCGCCTACCGGCTGCTCGGGTCGCTCGCCGAGGCCGAGGACGCGGTCCAGGAGACCTACACCCGCTGGTACGCCCTGTCACAGCGGCAGCAGGAGGCCATCGAGTCGCCCGGTGCGTGGCTGACGACGGTGGCCGGCCGCGTCTGTCTCGACGTGCTCGGCTCGGCGCGGGCCCGACGCGAACGCTACGTCGGCACGTGGATACCCGAGCCGCTGCCCGACCGCACGGAATGGATCAGTGGGCGGGCGAGCGGTGGCAGGTCCGACCCGGCCGACCGGATCACCCTGGACGAGTCGGTGAGCATGGCCTTCCTCGTCGTACTGGAGTCGATGACGCCGGCCGAACGCGTGGCGTTCGTCCTGCACGACGTGTTCCGCTACTCCTTCGCAGAGGTCGCCGAGATCCTCGGCCGGTCGCCCGCGGCCTGTCGGCAACTGGCGTCCTCGGCGCGTCGGCGCGTCCGCGCCGCTCAGGCCCCAGTGGCTCCGGCGGCAGGGCAGGCCGGTCTGGTACGGCACTTCAAGGAGGCGTGGGAGGCCAGGGACATCGGAGCCCTCGTCAGCCTCCTCGACCCCGACGCCACGATGAGCGCCGACGGCGGCGGCCGGGTCGGCACCGTCCTGCGTCCGGTCGAAGGCAGCGAACGCATCGCCCAGTACCTGATCCACATCGCCGACAAGGCCCCTGGCCTGAAGCTCCTCGAGCGGACCGTCAACGGCCGACCCGGCCTGGTCGCCCAGCACACCGGCGTCACCGTGACCGTGGCCGCGTTCGACCTCGCCGGAGACCGCATCACCCGCATCTGGGCCGTCCGCAACCCGGAGAAGCTCCGCGCATGGACCCTGAGCGAACCGACCTGA
- a CDS encoding DUF2254 domain-containing protein: MRSRISWAAVFRLRQYTKGSLWIAPLFGMVLGVVLAECAISADSADWPPSGWQYSATTASTVLSSIVGSMVALLGFVVTIGVLVIQQATGALSPRYMRLWYRDRLQKAVLATFTGTFAFAFSLLRSIESNSVPDLGVTLAGAAVACSLLLLLIYLNRFTHNLRPVAIADIVGRMGATVFVQGAMAISRSAPNEGERVTGAVTHVRTARGGVIQAFDAAGLVAAAVRHDCTFSVPHLVGDYVPPGSVLVEVHGGTSTPDPRHVTGLVALGPERTIEQDPAFALRVLVDIAIRALSPAVNDPTTGVQVLNHIESFLTVVGGVHLPGRYVLADDRGRPRLVLHGRDWEDYLQLAVSEIRDYGATSMQVCRRLHALLDGLLDDLPPEQHSSVQTELDLLRESVERSFPDPAHRTVAQLPDRQGIGGRSRPHP; the protein is encoded by the coding sequence ATGCGCAGCAGGATTTCCTGGGCAGCTGTGTTCCGGTTGCGGCAGTACACCAAAGGCAGTCTGTGGATCGCGCCCCTCTTCGGAATGGTGCTCGGCGTCGTTCTCGCCGAATGCGCGATCAGTGCGGACAGCGCGGACTGGCCCCCGAGCGGCTGGCAGTATTCCGCGACCACCGCCAGCACCGTTCTGAGCTCCATCGTGGGCTCGATGGTGGCGCTGCTCGGATTCGTCGTCACCATCGGTGTGCTGGTCATCCAGCAAGCGACCGGGGCGCTTTCCCCGAGGTACATGCGCCTCTGGTACCGGGACCGGCTGCAGAAGGCCGTTCTGGCCACCTTCACCGGCACGTTCGCCTTCGCCTTCTCGCTGCTGCGCAGCATCGAGTCGAACTCGGTGCCGGACCTCGGGGTCACCCTGGCCGGCGCGGCCGTGGCCTGCAGCCTGCTGCTCCTTCTGATCTATCTCAACCGCTTCACGCACAACCTCAGGCCGGTGGCCATCGCCGACATTGTCGGACGCATGGGTGCGACGGTGTTCGTCCAGGGGGCCATGGCCATCAGCAGATCCGCGCCGAACGAAGGGGAACGGGTGACCGGCGCGGTGACCCACGTCCGCACAGCGCGCGGCGGCGTGATCCAGGCATTCGACGCAGCCGGCCTGGTCGCTGCCGCGGTTCGCCACGACTGCACCTTCTCCGTGCCCCACCTCGTCGGAGACTACGTTCCTCCCGGCTCCGTGCTCGTCGAGGTCCACGGCGGTACGTCCACGCCCGATCCCCGCCATGTGACCGGCCTCGTCGCCCTGGGTCCGGAACGGACCATCGAGCAGGATCCCGCCTTCGCCCTTCGTGTGCTCGTGGACATCGCCATCCGTGCCCTCTCCCCGGCGGTCAACGACCCCACGACAGGTGTTCAGGTGCTCAACCACATCGAGTCGTTCCTCACCGTGGTCGGCGGCGTGCATCTGCCCGGTCGCTACGTGCTGGCGGACGACCGCGGCCGGCCGCGTCTCGTCCTGCACGGACGGGACTGGGAGGACTACCTCCAGCTGGCCGTCTCCGAGATCCGCGACTACGGGGCGACGTCCATGCAGGTGTGCCGCCGGCTGCACGCCCTGCTCGACGGTCTTCTCGACGACCTGCCACCGGAGCAGCACTCCTCGGTGCAGACGGAGTTGGATCTCCTACGCGAATCGGTGGAGCGGTCGTTCCCGGACCCGGCACACCGCACCGTCGCGCAGCTCCCCGACCGTCAGGGCATCGGCGGCCGGTCCCGGCCCCACCCGTAG